The proteins below are encoded in one region of Myxococcales bacterium:
- a CDS encoding DTW domain-containing protein: protein MKESRPTMPRPFCYRCRRPQSMCLCAEVPSCNNKTQLHVLQDYRERKHPFGTVRILELALANIQTHVLREVPNSLFQRPAAFPKHENNEQGIGILYPGPGSRSLHDLSAAEQPSALVVIDGTWHQAHRIYRDSPWLHALPRFRLQPSEPSAYAIRKEPREECLSSLESVALALALLEPELQGLDALKVCFKRMNERQLSCITKAKSQASPRKKRKRYRVCQGVPPQISRHPQNLVLVYAELTKLCYANPDISSRLLQWSAVRFSEPDDVFDVLIDSSQSYSDANFLRLIEWLPEDANKAVSFRELCARWNEFLRPKDVLVSWNRSTLQTARVLNMIRPLFSLKGLAANRCRSRPGSMQSWIEEQELACGADVKVTGRASRRLAQMHCILENLLSKSSPSLERPRE from the coding sequence ATGAAGGAATCCCGTCCAACCATGCCTCGTCCTTTTTGCTATCGCTGCAGGCGTCCACAAAGCATGTGTCTTTGTGCAGAGGTCCCGAGTTGCAACAACAAAACCCAACTTCATGTGCTTCAAGACTACCGCGAACGAAAGCATCCCTTTGGTACGGTACGTATTTTGGAGCTTGCGTTAGCGAATATACAAACACATGTGTTGCGTGAGGTACCAAATAGTTTGTTCCAGCGCCCAGCAGCTTTTCCGAAACACGAAAACAATGAACAAGGAATAGGGATTCTTTATCCAGGCCCTGGCAGTCGATCGCTTCATGACCTTAGCGCGGCCGAGCAGCCCAGTGCGTTGGTGGTGATTGATGGCACTTGGCATCAGGCGCACCGTATCTACCGCGATAGTCCTTGGTTGCATGCGCTGCCTCGTTTTCGACTTCAGCCGAGCGAGCCGAGCGCTTATGCCATTCGCAAGGAACCACGCGAGGAATGTCTTTCGAGTTTAGAGTCGGTAGCGTTGGCTCTTGCTTTGCTTGAACCCGAGCTGCAAGGACTTGATGCGCTCAAAGTTTGTTTCAAACGCATGAACGAGCGACAACTTTCGTGTATAACTAAAGCAAAGAGCCAAGCGTCGCCGCGTAAGAAGCGCAAACGCTATCGTGTTTGCCAGGGCGTTCCGCCTCAGATCTCGCGACACCCACAAAACCTTGTGCTTGTTTACGCGGAGCTAACAAAGCTCTGTTATGCTAACCCTGATATCAGTAGCCGGCTTCTGCAATGGAGTGCGGTACGGTTTAGCGAACCAGATGACGTCTTTGATGTTTTAATTGATTCTTCGCAGAGCTATTCAGATGCGAATTTCTTACGCTTGATAGAATGGCTGCCAGAGGATGCAAACAAAGCCGTTTCATTTAGAGAGCTTTGCGCACGCTGGAATGAATTTTTGCGACCAAAAGACGTGCTTGTTTCCTGGAATCGAAGCACCCTTCAGACAGCACGCGTGCTGAATATGATTAGGCCTCTGTTTTCGCTCAAGGGCCTCGCTGCAAACCGATGCCGATCTCGCCCCGGATCGATGCAGAGCTGGATCGAGGAGCAAGAACTGGCATGTGGCGCCGATGTCAAAGTTACTGGTCGCGCGTCAAGACGCCTTGCCCAAATGCATTGCATTTTGGAAAATCTACTATCAAAAAGCTCTCCAAGTCTCGAGAGACCTAGAGAGTAG
- a CDS encoding cytochrome-c peroxidase produces MDKVLLGRSLYHDKRLSGDETIACVSCHSFDHGGSEALKTSTGIRKQKGPINAPTVLNSSLNFRQFWDGRAADLKEQALGPVTNPLEMGAKWEDVLPKLAKDKAYKDAFAKLYDGKVNKENVVDAIAEYESSLITPSRFDKFLRGDKDAISQAEKDGYVKFKETGCISCHIGPGVGGTMYQKMGLVKDYFKARGGELSEADMGRYNVTKNEADKHFFKVPLLRNIELTPPYFHDGSVATLEEAVTIMARHQLGKELSEKDVASIVTFLKTLTGELPAHTKPDADASAAHKG; encoded by the coding sequence ATGGATAAAGTCCTGCTTGGACGTAGCCTTTATCACGACAAGCGGCTCAGTGGTGATGAGACGATTGCTTGTGTGAGTTGCCATAGCTTTGATCACGGTGGTTCTGAAGCCCTAAAGACTTCAACAGGTATTCGTAAACAAAAAGGCCCCATCAACGCCCCAACCGTGCTGAACTCGAGTTTAAACTTCCGGCAGTTTTGGGATGGACGCGCTGCCGATCTGAAAGAGCAAGCCTTAGGCCCCGTGACCAATCCTTTAGAAATGGGCGCGAAGTGGGAAGATGTGCTTCCTAAGCTTGCAAAAGATAAAGCCTACAAAGACGCCTTTGCCAAGCTTTACGATGGCAAAGTGAACAAGGAAAATGTTGTTGATGCCATTGCAGAGTACGAAAGCTCACTGATCACCCCATCAAGATTCGATAAGTTTTTGCGAGGCGATAAAGACGCGATTAGCCAAGCTGAAAAAGATGGCTACGTAAAGTTTAAAGAAACCGGCTGCATTAGCTGCCACATCGGACCGGGCGTAGGTGGCACGATGTACCAAAAAATGGGCCTCGTGAAAGACTACTTCAAAGCGCGCGGCGGCGAGCTTAGCGAAGCAGACATGGGTCGTTACAACGTGACCAAAAACGAAGCAGACAAGCACTTTTTCAAAGTCCCTTTGCTTCGCAACATCGAACTAACGCCACCCTATTTTCACGACGGTTCAGTCGCTACGTTGGAAGAAGCAGTCACCATTATGGCGCGTCATCAGCTAGGCAAAGAACTTAGCGAAAAAGACGTGGCATCCATTGTGACTTTCCTCAAGACCCTGACAGGCGAGCTTCCGGCCCATACAAAGCCAGATGCTGACGCTAGCGCCGCGCACAAGGGATAA
- a CDS encoding agmatine deiminase family protein, with protein MAIDTTLFSEIARDYRRAAEWEEHKAVWLGWPWNENEWGRYLAGAQRELIRFCEAITHRDPSTHKARGEKIIMLVHDESSLTQAKAALQHLKDNIQFEIFPIGDIWLRDTSALFLDHRNNANKQLAACFSFNGWGSKYIIGQDTAVAQHISSLSGLDSISVPFVLEGGSIESNGEDCCLTSRQCLLNPNRNAGMSEKEVESLLKESLAFRKILWLDEGLAGDHTDGHIDNLARFINANTILCMDPSGQDDPNASVLGAIKARLKSFTDAQGKAFEVVSIPSPGLVLDAQGQAIPASYMNFYIANSSIIVPAFGKDNDDIARMALQDFFPDRQVFSLPAMDLLSGGGSFHCISQQQ; from the coding sequence ATGGCCATAGACACAACGCTCTTTAGTGAAATCGCTCGAGACTATCGCCGCGCTGCTGAATGGGAAGAACATAAAGCTGTTTGGCTCGGCTGGCCTTGGAATGAAAACGAGTGGGGAAGATACTTAGCCGGAGCCCAACGTGAACTGATTCGCTTTTGTGAAGCGATCACCCATCGCGATCCGAGTACGCACAAGGCGCGCGGCGAAAAGATCATCATGCTCGTGCACGACGAAAGCTCGCTTACGCAAGCCAAAGCCGCGCTGCAGCACCTCAAAGACAACATTCAGTTTGAGATTTTTCCGATTGGCGATATCTGGCTGCGTGATACAAGCGCGTTGTTTTTAGATCACCGAAACAATGCCAATAAACAACTCGCGGCCTGCTTTTCCTTTAATGGTTGGGGCAGCAAGTACATCATCGGACAAGATACCGCTGTTGCCCAACACATCTCATCACTCAGCGGCCTTGATTCCATATCCGTGCCCTTCGTTCTTGAGGGTGGTTCAATCGAGAGCAACGGTGAAGACTGCTGCCTTACGAGCCGTCAATGCTTATTGAATCCCAATCGCAACGCGGGGATGAGCGAAAAGGAAGTTGAAAGCTTACTCAAAGAATCCTTAGCTTTTCGTAAGATTCTTTGGCTCGATGAGGGCCTCGCTGGCGATCACACCGATGGACACATTGATAACTTAGCGCGCTTTATCAATGCCAATACGATTTTATGCATGGACCCATCCGGGCAAGATGACCCTAACGCTTCGGTGCTTGGCGCGATCAAAGCACGGCTTAAATCGTTTACCGATGCTCAAGGAAAAGCTTTTGAGGTTGTGAGCATTCCCTCACCCGGGCTAGTGCTCGATGCTCAAGGCCAAGCCATTCCAGCAAGCTATATGAATTTTTACATCGCCAATAGCAGCATCATCGTTCCTGCTTTTGGTAAAGACAACGACGATATAGCACGCATGGCTCTACAAGATTTTTTTCCAGACCGACAAGTCTTTAGCTTGCCTGCCATGGATCTGCTTAGCGGTGGCGGAAGCTTTCACTGCATCAGTCAACAGCAATAA
- a CDS encoding TonB-dependent receptor, with protein sequence MRIASASLCLSLLSVASGFITQKSQAQQTPNKSIEFSAKAEIQPPDMSPDQISRAQSRVTKDQINERIARSAPDALIYEPGVYVQQTAHGQASPFVRGLTGQQVLLMFDGIRLNNGTFRQGPNQYFFTVDALSIDHIDVIRGSASTRYGSDALGGAIYATPIDPVLDKNNTKLKWRPKIFTRAGTQDKEVGGRFQLGASIGRKTAAVAGFGYRAASRLESGGQVYNPGHTKPLVPRFEDDGRTQLGTGYHEGTFDLRVIHKLSPSVKVVGALYGFRQFDTPRTDQCPPPEAPDSECLWIDQQYRTLSYVAIRASELLFLRDLDLSVSYQRYDEQRRRERPRSYIRHQWKDAVDTLGINFRSATEAFELSEYMFAKLRFGFQGLVDQVSSSAKTLFTDLEQTTYQSRGLYIDGSRYFTLGLFSELEVYATRWLTLYTGARLSTIGARTPEDTQSETKGVNKNYSAIVGRFGLDIRLHENSSLFFNVDQGFRAPNLDDLSARTQVGPGFQYENPKLGPEYSTTFELGLRSKTEFMRADTWLFATVLEDAITRSVQDATLCPPETPACASSRARYQLINAPKDSLILGSEGALSFFFPYDLTLRASASYAWGQGPDLINPEKKVPLSRVPPLNGTAEARWSHPDTGFYATSVVRWALAQRRLAPSDFSDARIPSGGTPGYAVFDLRAGWLFNEKLALHLIFENIFDAPYRTHGSSINGPARGIRAFFSAAW encoded by the coding sequence GTGAGGATTGCGTCCGCTTCTCTTTGCTTGTCTTTGCTTTCAGTTGCTTCTGGATTCATCACACAAAAAAGCCAAGCGCAACAAACGCCGAACAAAAGCATCGAGTTTTCGGCCAAAGCTGAAATACAGCCACCGGACATGAGTCCAGATCAAATCAGTCGCGCTCAAAGCCGCGTGACTAAAGATCAAATCAACGAGCGCATTGCCCGTTCAGCGCCAGACGCACTTATCTATGAGCCGGGCGTTTATGTTCAGCAAACAGCACACGGTCAAGCAAGCCCTTTTGTTCGTGGTCTTACCGGACAGCAAGTGTTGCTTATGTTCGACGGGATTCGTCTCAATAACGGAACTTTCAGACAGGGGCCTAATCAATATTTCTTCACGGTAGACGCGTTGAGCATTGACCATATTGACGTCATCCGTGGAAGTGCTTCGACGCGTTACGGTTCCGATGCCCTTGGCGGCGCAATCTATGCAACGCCGATTGATCCGGTGTTAGACAAAAATAACACCAAGTTGAAGTGGCGTCCCAAGATTTTTACCCGCGCTGGAACTCAAGACAAAGAAGTCGGTGGTCGTTTCCAACTTGGTGCAAGCATCGGCCGAAAAACAGCTGCTGTCGCTGGCTTTGGCTATCGAGCCGCATCCCGGTTAGAATCTGGCGGTCAAGTCTATAATCCAGGGCATACCAAACCCTTAGTCCCACGCTTTGAAGATGATGGACGCACCCAACTCGGCACGGGATATCATGAAGGAACTTTCGATTTACGGGTTATTCACAAGCTAAGTCCATCCGTAAAAGTGGTTGGTGCGCTGTATGGGTTTAGACAGTTTGATACCCCGCGCACAGATCAATGCCCTCCTCCAGAAGCTCCTGATTCTGAATGTCTGTGGATTGATCAGCAATATAGAACATTAAGTTACGTAGCGATCAGGGCATCTGAACTTCTCTTCCTGCGCGATCTCGATCTGAGCGTTTCTTACCAGCGTTATGATGAACAACGTCGTCGCGAACGGCCTCGTTCTTACATTCGCCACCAATGGAAAGATGCGGTAGATACACTGGGCATTAATTTTCGTAGCGCGACAGAAGCTTTTGAGCTTTCGGAGTACATGTTTGCTAAGCTGCGTTTTGGTTTTCAGGGCTTGGTCGATCAAGTTAGCTCGAGTGCAAAAACACTCTTTACCGACCTCGAGCAAACAACTTATCAAAGCCGAGGCCTGTACATTGACGGTTCACGTTACTTTACCTTGGGTTTGTTTAGTGAACTTGAGGTCTACGCCACACGATGGCTGACCCTTTACACTGGAGCCCGTCTCTCAACGATCGGCGCACGAACACCTGAAGATACCCAAAGTGAAACAAAAGGCGTTAACAAGAACTATTCAGCCATTGTTGGTCGCTTTGGCCTTGATATACGCCTCCATGAAAACAGTTCACTGTTTTTTAACGTCGATCAAGGCTTCCGTGCACCGAACCTTGATGATCTCAGCGCGCGTACTCAAGTCGGACCAGGCTTTCAATACGAAAACCCTAAACTTGGCCCTGAATACAGTACAACTTTTGAGTTGGGCTTACGTAGTAAAACAGAGTTTATGCGAGCGGATACATGGCTTTTTGCAACCGTTCTTGAAGATGCCATCACACGAAGCGTGCAAGATGCAACGCTTTGTCCACCTGAAACGCCCGCATGCGCCTCTTCTCGGGCACGCTATCAACTTATTAATGCTCCTAAGGACTCACTTATTCTTGGTAGCGAAGGGGCTCTTAGCTTTTTCTTCCCCTACGATTTAACGCTGCGTGCTAGCGCATCCTATGCGTGGGGTCAGGGCCCTGATCTCATCAACCCCGAAAAAAAGGTACCTCTTTCGCGTGTCCCACCGCTCAATGGCACAGCTGAGGCACGTTGGTCACACCCTGACACTGGCTTTTATGCTACCAGCGTCGTGCGTTGGGCTTTAGCGCAGAGACGTCTAGCACCAAGTGATTTTAGCGACGCGCGTATTCCTTCCGGTGGCACGCCAGGATACGCAGTGTTCGACCTGCGTGCTGGCTGGTTGTTTAATGAAAAACTAGCTCTCCATTTGATCTTCGAAAACATTTTTGATGCCCCATATCGCACGCACGGCTCCTCTATAAACGGTCCTGCTCGTGGCATACGAGCCTTCTTTTCAGCAGCTTGGTAA
- the aguB gene encoding N-carbamoylputrescine amidase yields the protein MTTLAIVQMSMTTEKKANLEKASSFVEQATKAGAQLVLLPELFLGPYFPQKESADYFSWAEHFEKSSTLQHFAKLAKQLSVVLPVSFFEKDGQSYFNSMAMINSDGAILGNYRKSHIPDGPGYEEKFFFRPGNTGFRVWNTSVGAIGVGICWDQWFPEAARIMTLMGAEVLLYPTAIGSEPAEPELNTKDPWQKAMLGHAVCNVIPVAAANRVGNEEGQIFYGSSFISDFRGEKRVELDQVEENIALADFDLAQVQKERDAFGFFRDRRPELYGKLCE from the coding sequence ATGACCACCTTAGCGATTGTACAAATGTCGATGACAACAGAGAAAAAAGCCAATCTCGAGAAGGCTTCAAGCTTTGTTGAACAGGCCACCAAAGCCGGCGCACAGCTCGTGCTTTTACCCGAGTTGTTTTTAGGGCCCTATTTCCCCCAAAAAGAATCTGCTGATTATTTTTCTTGGGCCGAGCACTTTGAAAAAAGCTCGACTCTGCAGCATTTCGCAAAACTCGCTAAGCAGTTGTCCGTTGTTCTCCCAGTCTCTTTTTTTGAAAAAGATGGGCAAAGCTATTTCAACAGCATGGCCATGATAAACTCGGATGGCGCGATCTTAGGAAATTACCGCAAAAGCCATATACCGGACGGTCCCGGTTACGAAGAAAAGTTTTTCTTTCGACCGGGAAACACTGGCTTTCGTGTATGGAACACAAGCGTGGGTGCGATCGGCGTTGGTATATGCTGGGATCAATGGTTTCCAGAGGCAGCGCGCATCATGACGTTGATGGGCGCCGAAGTTTTGCTTTATCCCACAGCGATCGGCTCAGAGCCTGCCGAACCGGAGCTCAATACGAAAGATCCATGGCAAAAAGCAATGCTTGGACATGCTGTCTGCAACGTCATACCGGTTGCAGCTGCAAATCGTGTGGGTAACGAAGAGGGCCAGATTTTTTATGGCAGTTCCTTCATCAGCGATTTTCGCGGTGAAAAACGAGTTGAGCTAGATCAAGTAGAAGAAAACATTGCCTTAGCCGACTTCGACCTGGCTCAGGTTCAAAAAGAACGTGATGCCTTTGGTTTTTTCCGAGATCGACGACCTGAGCTCTATGGGAAACTTTGTGAATAA
- the dnaN gene encoding DNA polymerase III subunit beta, translating to MEFTIHRTELLKGLAKACPVSDKKSSMPILSNVLINADKDLEISATDLYLSVKAHLNAEIKKKGTIAVSARTLLDIAKNLPDAEIHWKVSKGNTSEIQCGKVKYKLPGINGDDFPSLPEPGKAKFFEIDAAILSEMIGLTQYSMSHDDTRPHLAGALFEGDGDTIRMVTTDGHRLSKAEQVFSGSSSKFNFSMLIPSKGVGELKRLIEDSKSAKDESTTVEVASVGGNAFFKKDGFMLSVKLTEEQFPPYAKVIPQSPQRNVGFARTPFMEALKRISLVANDKSGGVRFQLDSGIVRITSENPDIGEGSEEVAVDFAGEPLTVGFNARYMLDVLSSLKHDDIVLGLGGELDPGVIRPADTTDFVGVIMPMRI from the coding sequence ATGGAGTTCACAATACATCGCACTGAGTTGCTCAAAGGTTTAGCTAAAGCATGTCCTGTCTCTGACAAGAAAAGCTCCATGCCGATTCTTTCGAATGTTCTCATCAACGCAGATAAAGACTTAGAGATCTCAGCCACCGATCTTTATCTCAGTGTCAAAGCGCATCTAAACGCCGAGATAAAGAAAAAAGGAACGATTGCCGTATCGGCAAGAACGCTTCTCGATATCGCCAAGAATCTTCCTGACGCAGAAATCCACTGGAAGGTTAGCAAAGGCAACACCTCCGAAATTCAATGCGGCAAGGTTAAATACAAACTACCAGGCATCAACGGCGATGATTTTCCAAGTTTGCCCGAACCAGGAAAAGCTAAGTTTTTTGAAATCGATGCAGCTATTCTTTCAGAAATGATTGGCCTGACGCAGTACTCTATGTCGCACGATGATACCCGGCCTCACTTGGCAGGCGCTTTATTCGAAGGAGACGGAGACACGATTCGCATGGTCACAACCGATGGTCATCGTTTATCGAAAGCAGAGCAGGTGTTTAGCGGTTCTTCTTCCAAGTTTAACTTTTCGATGCTGATACCAAGCAAGGGCGTTGGAGAGCTCAAACGTTTAATCGAAGACAGTAAATCAGCCAAAGATGAAAGCACCACGGTTGAAGTCGCCTCAGTCGGTGGTAACGCTTTTTTCAAAAAAGATGGTTTTATGCTTTCGGTCAAGCTTACTGAAGAGCAGTTTCCGCCTTATGCGAAGGTTATTCCTCAATCACCTCAACGCAACGTAGGCTTTGCACGAACGCCGTTCATGGAGGCTCTCAAGCGTATTAGCTTAGTGGCCAACGATAAGAGTGGCGGTGTACGCTTTCAACTTGATTCAGGAATCGTGCGCATCACAAGTGAGAATCCTGACATTGGTGAGGGTAGCGAAGAAGTAGCCGTCGATTTTGCCGGAGAGCCTCTCACCGTGGGCTTCAACGCTCGTTACATGCTGGATGTGCTTTCATCGCTAAAGCATGATGATATAGTACTCGGACTAGGCGGAGAGCTGGATCCGGGTGTCATTCGTCCAGCCGATACTACTGATTTTGTGGGCGTGATTATGCCCATGCGTATCTAA
- a CDS encoding DNA replication/repair protein RecF yields MYRINTIALSNYRNLETIKFEAGEHFNIISGKNGAGKSNLLEALYFISSLRSFRKAKVDAIVSNQAHVATIHATIAAEDLPETINISLGKASALKVQRNHKRPRSQAQYRTFFPAVVFHPSDVDLATGNPEPRRNFLDRILEQMDPSYGEALASYRKALRNRNKLLQYEELNKNSIRAYDEILANAGSIIGRTRETLMTELSEQTSNAFSSISGEGIELELSYEPSVPPTPGQLFDALQSNLEKDRIIGYTRKGPHADDVLFRMQGKLARNFASQGQQRAMVLALKVAELLLLKKRLNKTPFLLLDDVSSELDRERNRRLFDLVRDLDAQTFLTTTHPEFIQLDLKRKDYAISNGTLSLL; encoded by the coding sequence TTGTATCGCATTAATACGATTGCTCTAAGTAACTATCGAAACCTGGAGACAATTAAGTTCGAAGCAGGAGAGCACTTTAATATTATATCCGGAAAAAACGGAGCCGGTAAAAGCAACTTACTTGAAGCACTTTACTTTATCAGTTCATTGAGAAGTTTTCGTAAAGCTAAAGTTGATGCCATCGTCTCAAACCAAGCACATGTGGCGACAATCCATGCCACCATAGCGGCAGAAGATTTACCAGAAACAATAAACATTTCGTTGGGCAAAGCATCTGCGCTCAAAGTTCAACGCAATCACAAACGTCCGCGATCCCAGGCTCAGTACAGGACATTTTTCCCAGCGGTGGTGTTTCACCCTTCGGATGTTGATTTAGCTACGGGCAACCCTGAGCCGCGACGAAATTTCCTCGACCGTATCCTTGAACAAATGGATCCATCTTATGGAGAGGCACTCGCAAGTTATCGAAAAGCATTACGGAATCGTAATAAACTTCTGCAGTATGAAGAACTCAACAAAAACTCGATACGAGCCTACGATGAAATATTAGCCAACGCTGGTAGTATTATCGGTCGAACACGTGAAACTCTTATGACCGAACTAAGCGAACAGACGAGCAACGCTTTTTCGTCTATTAGTGGTGAAGGTATTGAACTGGAACTTAGCTATGAGCCTTCAGTGCCGCCCACACCGGGTCAGTTGTTTGATGCCTTGCAAAGTAATTTAGAAAAAGATCGAATCATTGGTTACACACGAAAGGGACCTCATGCAGATGATGTACTTTTCCGCATGCAAGGCAAACTTGCTCGTAATTTCGCTTCCCAAGGGCAACAACGAGCAATGGTGCTAGCGCTCAAAGTAGCAGAGCTTTTACTTCTTAAAAAAAGGCTAAATAAGACACCTTTTTTATTGCTCGATGATGTTTCAAGCGAACTTGACCGAGAACGCAACCGGCGTCTCTTTGATCTTGTTAGGGACTTGGATGCTCAAACCTTTCTAACAACGACTCACCCGGAATTCATCCAACTCGATCTAAAACGAAAAGACTACGCCATCTCAAACGGCACCCTGAGTCTGTTATGA
- a CDS encoding phosphodiester glycosidase family protein — MSRIQGCVTCGAQTDLPAHIHVLFVNLRYPGVRVVTTPYDQRWRTVKEFAEENHLAAATNGGFWGKMMRAWGVSAGFGKRWPVGEDDDEIGFFAISPDGKAFTSRPSEVFSKEEEPAVSEAVSGWPQLVRHGKIDEEALKACDYSRYRHPRTAVGVAKGGDEVILIVVSGRQSHSRGINLYELARLFIGFGADSAINLDGGGSSTMYVAEQGGVVNSPSGGRWIARLGFGAESKTRKVYKVRTDEAGKEEAFVRGVEREVMNHIGVIAPSSQSANEPLSSLDGGINDNPYHSQIKEKGPELHIETPREPPLSFGKFREYLFPILYVCIACVPFVLLGAFVWLRRRRKRKSKDNH, encoded by the coding sequence TTGAGCCGAATCCAGGGCTGCGTTACTTGCGGCGCACAAACCGATCTGCCTGCGCACATTCACGTTCTATTTGTAAATCTTCGTTATCCGGGTGTGCGTGTTGTGACGACGCCCTATGATCAGCGTTGGCGCACCGTCAAAGAGTTTGCTGAAGAGAATCATCTCGCGGCAGCTACCAATGGCGGTTTTTGGGGCAAGATGATGCGTGCTTGGGGCGTGTCGGCCGGTTTTGGAAAGCGCTGGCCAGTTGGCGAAGACGATGATGAAATTGGTTTTTTTGCGATTTCCCCGGATGGCAAAGCCTTTACAAGTCGACCTTCCGAGGTGTTTTCTAAAGAAGAAGAGCCAGCGGTGAGCGAAGCTGTATCGGGCTGGCCGCAGTTAGTCCGCCACGGTAAAATCGATGAAGAAGCGCTCAAGGCTTGTGACTATTCGCGCTATCGGCACCCACGCACAGCGGTCGGCGTTGCCAAAGGTGGTGACGAAGTCATCTTGATAGTGGTTTCGGGTCGGCAGAGTCACAGCCGCGGCATTAATCTTTATGAGCTAGCCAGGCTTTTTATCGGCTTTGGTGCCGACTCAGCCATCAACCTTGATGGTGGTGGCTCAAGTACGATGTACGTGGCGGAGCAGGGTGGAGTGGTCAACTCGCCAAGTGGAGGGCGCTGGATTGCACGGCTTGGTTTTGGCGCTGAAAGCAAGACACGCAAAGTCTATAAAGTACGAACGGATGAAGCCGGAAAAGAAGAAGCCTTTGTACGTGGTGTTGAACGTGAAGTGATGAATCACATCGGCGTGATCGCACCGTCGAGCCAATCCGCGAACGAACCCCTTTCCAGTCTGGACGGCGGAATTAACGACAACCCATATCACAGCCAAATAAAAGAGAAGGGGCCAGAGCTTCATATCGAGACTCCACGTGAGCCACCACTTAGCTTTGGAAAATTCAGAGAATATCTCTTTCCGATTCTCTATGTCTGTATCGCTTGTGTGCCCTTTGTTTTACTGGGGGCGTTCGTGTGGTTGCGCAGGCGCCGTAAACGGAAATCCAAAGATAACCATTAA
- the dnaA gene encoding chromosomal replication initiator protein DnaA: protein MNRLWESALNDIKARISEENFETWFAPIEFRDQRDDLLVLAIPNKFYADWIDSHYLATLLESIKQNANKALSIEWIVDDRLQEASLKQHEPSAPPPPAPPRRATPTPNIRQRSSLNPKYSFDNFVVGPSNQLGYAASMSAASGNGKRGNPLFIYGGVGLGKTHLVNAVGHRFLSSKQNARVLYLSAECFTNEFIWSLQNGEMDAFRNRYRNECDLLLMDDIQFLAGREQTQEEFFHTFNALYHLDKQIVVTSDVPPKQISGMQERLISRFQWGLVADIQAPELDTRIAILRTKAQQENIILNDDVALFIGQSVKSNVRELEGTLLRLAVKADLLHRSIDLDFAKESLRSLLPSAEQATTVEDIQKAACEYFGIKLSELKSHRRHRAIALPRMIAMYLCRQRLGTSFPELGERFGGKDHTTVMSAVRKITKNVDTDAMVRDAVENIERKLGL, encoded by the coding sequence ATGAACAGACTGTGGGAATCTGCCCTAAACGACATAAAAGCCCGTATATCGGAAGAAAACTTCGAAACGTGGTTTGCTCCGATTGAGTTTAGAGATCAACGAGACGATTTGCTGGTCCTTGCCATTCCGAACAAGTTCTACGCTGATTGGATAGACAGCCACTACCTGGCAACCCTACTTGAGAGTATCAAGCAAAACGCCAACAAAGCCCTAAGTATTGAATGGATCGTCGATGATCGCTTGCAAGAAGCATCGTTGAAACAACACGAGCCCTCAGCACCGCCACCTCCGGCGCCCCCGAGACGGGCAACGCCAACGCCAAATATACGTCAACGTTCCAGTCTCAATCCCAAATACAGCTTCGATAACTTTGTGGTCGGCCCATCGAACCAACTGGGCTATGCAGCCAGCATGTCGGCGGCAAGTGGAAACGGCAAACGTGGCAACCCGCTTTTTATCTACGGCGGTGTCGGTTTAGGCAAAACACACCTTGTAAACGCGGTAGGTCACCGTTTCTTGTCCTCAAAACAAAACGCCCGCGTGTTGTATCTATCAGCCGAGTGCTTCACCAACGAGTTTATCTGGTCGCTTCAAAACGGCGAAATGGATGCTTTTCGGAACCGATATCGCAACGAGTGCGACTTGCTCTTGATGGATGATATTCAGTTTCTGGCAGGACGAGAGCAAACCCAGGAAGAATTCTTCCACACTTTCAATGCTTTATATCATCTAGACAAGCAAATTGTGGTCACAAGTGATGTGCCCCCAAAACAGATATCCGGCATGCAGGAGCGTTTGATCAGCCGCTTTCAGTGGGGCCTTGTGGCAGATATCCAAGCACCAGAACTCGATACCCGCATTGCCATTTTGCGCACCAAAGCCCAACAGGAAAACATTATTCTAAACGATGATGTTGCCCTCTTTATTGGTCAATCCGTGAAAAGCAACGTTCGCGAGCTTGAGGGCACGCTCCTTCGTTTGGCAGTCAAAGCCGATTTGCTTCACCGCAGCATTGATTTGGACTTCGCAAAGGAATCGTTACGCTCACTGCTTCCTTCGGCGGAACAGGCCACAACGGTCGAAGACATTCAAAAAGCAGCGTGCGAGTATTTTGGCATCAAGTTATCCGAACTTAAATCCCACCGACGCCATCGCGCTATCGCCCTGCCCCGCATGATAGCCATGTATCTGTGCCGTCAACGCCTCGGAACCAGCTTTCCTGAACTTGGCGAGCGATTTGGCGGAAAAGACCACACTACCGTGATGAGTGCTGTCCGTAAAATCACAAAAAACGTCGATACTGACGCCATGGTGCGGGACGCTGTTGAGAACATCGAACGTAAGTTAGGGCTGTGA